TGGCGAATTTAGCTTTTAAAAATATTTTAGCTGATTTTGGCGTAATTGATAAAAATCCAGTTTTAGAAATTAAAAAAATAGACAATGTCAAAAATTTAAAAAAAATATCAACTGCTGACACAAACAGAGTTCTTTCATTTTTACATGAATTTCCAAATGGCGTAATTTCAATGAGCAAAGACATCGAAGATCTTGTAGAAACATCAATTAATTTAGGAGTTGTAAAATCTCAAGATTTTGACAATGAATTAAAAATAAAAATTCATTCATTGCCAAGAAGTTCTGTAAATCATTCTCTTGAAAATTTAATTAAAGAAATTGAAGAACTTTGTAAAAAATACGATGTAAAAATGAAAGTCAGCGCTCCATACCCATCTTGGGAATACAGAAAAGACTCAAAAATACGAGAACTTATGGTAAATTCATTTAAAAAAATTAATAAATCTGAACCTGAAATAAAAGCAATTCACGCAGGTCTTGAATGTGGAGTTTTTGACGCAAATATGGATGTTGACATCACTTCCATTGGACCAAATATTTATGGTGCTCACACGCCTGAAGAAAGAATGGAAATAAGTTCAGTTGGAAAAACTTGGGATTTGCTTTTGACTGTTTTAAAAGATTATAATATTAAATAATTTAAATAATTTAAATTTTAAAGTTTAAATAAAAAAAATAAATAAAATATAAAGTCTAAAAGAATTAAAGAAAAAAAAATAAATAAAAATAGAGAAAATAGAGAAAGAAAAATAAAAAATGGAAAAGATCAAAATAAAAGAAATTATAATTGTTGAAGGAAGAGATGACATCACGGCGCTAAAAAGAGTTGTTGACGCTCATATTGTAGCATTGAATGGATTTTCTGCTCTCTCAAAAAAAACAATAAATAAAATTGTAAATTTGTCTAAAGAAAATGAACTGATTTTATTTACCGATCCAGATTATGCTGGAAAAAAAATTCGAGATACGCTAAAAAAATATATTCCAAATATAAAACACGCTTTTATCTCGAGAAAAGATGCAACTAAAAATAAAAATGTTGGTGTGGAAAATGCAAATGACAAAGCCATTTTAGAAGCACTGCAAAATTTAGTTACTGTTAAAAATAAAAACAGCGGTTACACATTTACAATACAAGACTTACTAGAAAATGAACTTTGCTCTGGAGAAAATGCTAAAAAGCGAAGAACAGAGTTGGGAAATCATTTAAAAATAGGATATTATAATTCAAAACAACTTTTAAATGCACTAAATTCTTTTAACATTACAAAAGAACAATTTGATTTAGCAGTAAAAAATTTGGATTAATTATTATTTTTTACTAAAATAAAAAAAGACTGTCTCTAAAAAGAAACAGTCTTTTTTATATATAAACTTTTTTATTTCAAAATTTTAAAACTTTATTTAAATTAACGAGTTCCTTTTTTATTGTAATCTTTTTGTTTTTCTTTGTATTTTCTAACTTGTCTTTCCAATCTATCAGATAACTCATCAATTGCTGCATATAAATCTTTGTTTTCAGCTTCGATTTTTATTTTTGTTCCACTTGCAAAAACTAAACCATCAGCTTTGTGAACTGGTCCTTCAGATTTTGTATCTTCCACAGCCAGAACAACATCGACTTCTGTTATAGCGTCCGAATATTTAGAAATTTTGTTTATTTTTTCTTCCGCATATTTTCTGATTGCATCTGTAACTTTAAGTTGTTTTCCGCTAATAATGATTTTCATAAAATCACTCCCTCTCATCTATGTCATTATTATTTTACCCCCAAAAGTACAATAAGTCAATAGAAAATTTTAAAAATTTTTAAATATATTTTTAAATTTTTTACTTTAGTTCGAAAACTGCCATATAAGGCAAGTGATCTGATAATTTTGTCCAATCTCGAGAATTATCATTGATATAAAAACTTTCTTTTACCTTGTAACTAGCATCTTTCTGAACCATTATATAATCAATTCTCGCCGTTTCCAAGTCTCTTTTCGCTTCATTTTTGTTTCCGTGTAAATCTTTTCCTTCAAAGTAACTGTCATTCCAAGTTTCTCTAATTTTTTCATAGTGTTCTGTCGTCGGCAAAAGATTAAAATCTCCACACAGAAACTTCAAATCTCCTCTAAATTTATTAATCACAGAAAATAAATTGTTCAATTCTTCGTGCTTATTGTCCATTTTATTGTCTAAATGAGTATTCACAACCAAAATTTTTTTATTAAATCTTCCTAGGTTCAATTTAGCTGCCAAAACTTGTCTTTTTTCCTTGCTATTTCCTGGCAATTCGTGAATATATATAAATTTTACATCATATTTTGAAATAAACGCAATTCCATATTCTCCATTATCAAAATCCATTGCCTTTTGAAAATAATAATAATTATACCCCAATTCCTGTGCCATTTCCTGAATTACATCTCGAAATTTACTTCTTTTCGTATTTCTGTCAACTTCCTGAAGTCCGATAAAATCAGGTTTATATTTTTTTATACTTTTCGCAAGTTCTCGTCCATCAGTCAATCTTGCTCCAAAAATATTATATGTCATAAGTCTAAATTCCATTTTTATTTCCTATCTTTCTTTCTTTAAATTATTTTTTTTTACTTTTTTACAATATTTTTGTCCCGATAATTCTGTCTTTTGCTTTAAACCTTTCTAAAATTTTTTTATTTAAATTCAATATATTTTTAATACATAACTTATATAAATTTTTTTTCTCCATTCACATCACCCCTTTCAAAAATTTCTCAATATATAAAAAAAATTATAAAAATAATAAAATTTTAATTCTTTGAAATTATAACTTAATTTTTTTTATAAAGCAATCTTTTTTTTAATATTCTTTTTAATTTTATTTCATATTAGACTTATACATATATTATAAAAAATTTTAACTATTTTTCACTATAATTATACCTTATTTTTTTTATTTTTTCACATTTTTTGAAAAAAAGTACAAAGATTTCTCTTCATACTTTTTTTGATTATAAAAAACTTCCAAATTAATTTTTTTAAGTTTGTACAAACAATTTTCCATCTTTTATATACATATTTTTCACTTTCACTTTTTTATCATTGTCAAAAGTATAAACTTCGTTAGTTTCTAAATAATTTGAAACAAGCGCTTTTATTGATTGCGCCACAACTGAGTCATCCACTTTATTACCTTTTTCATCAGTAATTTTAGAAATGTCTAAATCCACTAAATACAATTTATTTGTTTTTGGATCAAATTTCACTTGACTGTCCAAAAAAATTGAACCTTTCGCCTTTCCTGCTAAAAGTGAAACATCGTAATCAGCCGAAAAATAAAGTCTATCTTCCTTAAAACTTATCTCAGGACTTTTAAGTCCAACTTTTCCAAGCAAAAAATTCTTTTCAATCGGAAATTTTTTATTCAATTCCTTCGTAATCATAGAATCTGGAACTTTCAATGTTTTATTTGCCAAAAAATCGCAAGATATAACTCCAGCAATTACAATTACAACAAGAAATATCAATCTCAAAAATGTTTTTTTCATTCTTACCTCTTTTCATTCTAAATTAATGCTTTAACATCAGATTTTTACTAAGAATATAACACTTTTATAAAAATCTTTCTACTCTTATAATACAGCATTTTTTTCATTATTTCAACTATTTTTTATCACTAATTTCATTTTTTTCATAAAAATTTTTTTAGAAAATTTAGGCATTCAAAAATTCAAAACATTTAAATTAATTGCATTACAAATACTTCTTCAAAAACTTCAAAGTTAATATTCTCTCAATGAAATTTCTAAATATAATAATAATAAATTTTTTTATTTTTTTTCAAGTATTTTTTTCTGATTTGATGTTTCTTCATCTTCATTCATTGAAATAGATTTTGATTTTTCTACAATAATTTCATATTTCTTATCCGTATCAAATTCAAGATTTTTTATTTTTTCAGCAATTTCATCAGTCATTGTTTCATTCCCAATAACTAAAACAATGTAACTTTCACTATTATTTGCATCTACCAATTTCCCAATTTTTACTTCACTAATACTATTTCCAAAACTTTTATACAATATATTTTCTATCGTCTTTAAATCCCTTTCTAAAGAAATTTTATCTTCAGTAGCGTTAGGTACTGTTATTTCTTCCGATTTATCCTTTATCTGTTCTTCTTTCAAATATTTCGATAAATCCTGTACTGTCAAATATTTTTCATTTGAAATCTGTTTTATATTCAAACTATATTTTTCCAAATTATACTTCCCTAATTTTTTTTCTAAATTCTTAATATCTTGATTTTTAACATTATCTCCAACAATTTTCAAAGTTATCACTTTATTTTTTTTATCAATTGAATCGTCGAAAACATAGTGATTATTCAATTCTTTAGAAATAAATTTTTTTAGTGAATTATCTCTTGCCGTATCTTGCACCAAAATAGTTGCAGTATATATACTTGGAAGTACTACAAGTAAACTTCCTACATAAAAAATTACTTGCTGTCTTAGGGGCATTCTTCTTTTTCCGTCAAAAATATCCCCATAATAAATTTTTAACCCAACAAGTGTTGCCATCATTATAAAAAATACATTTATAATAAATAAATATCCAGCTCCAAGAAAAATTTTAGGATTTCCATGAGCAATTCCAAATCCTACTACACATAGAGGCGGCATTAACGCTGTAGCAATAGCCACTCCAGGAACTACATTTCCACCATCTTCCTCTGCTTTTCCTATTACTCCTGCAATTCCACCAAAAATTGCAATTAATACATCCCATAAAGTAGGAGATGTTCTAGATAAAATTTGTGGAGTTACATCATTTATTGGACTTACCAAAAAATAAAATGTTGAACTAATAACACTTATTAAAACAAAAATTCCTAGCCTAAAAAGAGAAAGATAAATTCTTCTCAAATTTCCAGTTGATAGTCCAAGTCCTAATGATTGAATTGGTGACATCAAAGGTGAAATCAACATTGCTCCAATAATTACTGCAACAGAATTTGTATTTAATCCAATTGAGGCAATAATCATTGCACAAACCAAAATAAATAATGTTTCTTTTGTAAAATCAGAATCTTCAATAATATTCCGTTTTAAAATTCTATACTTTTCATATTTTATTTTTTCCATTTTATATTCTCCTTTTGATCTTAAATTTTCTAAAATTTATTTTTCATAATACTTAAAATTAATAATATAAAATAGCTGTAACCATTACCATTTTTCTAAATAAATCTAAAATTTCACTACTTTTATATTTTTTAAGTTTGAACAAATAATTTACCATCTCTAATGTACATATTTTTAATTTTTACATGTTTTTTTATTCTATCTTTATTTTTCTCTTCATATTCCTCACCATATTTATACACTGGCGTAGTCTCAATATAGTTACTCAATAAGGATTTCAACATTTTTGCTTCCGAAGAATCTGCCACTTCCTTACCATTTTCATCTAAAATCTTATCAATCGACAAATCCACTAGATATAATTCTTCTTTATTTGTATCATATCTGACATTTGTACTCAAATACATTTTTCCACTAATTCCACTTCCAACAAGCGAAGCTGAATAATCAGCGTCAATATACATTTTATCACCTTTGAAATCAACTTTAGGATTTTTCAAAGTAACCTTTGCAAACAAGAAATTTTTTGTAATTGGAAATTTCTTATCCACTTTTCCTTGTATTATAGACTTTGGAACACTTAAAGTTTTATTTTCCAAAAAAGTGCAAGAAACTATTCCTAATGCAACTACAAATACTAGAATCATGATTAATGCCAATTTTTTTTAGAAAACTGTTTTTCTTTTTTCCCATTTTTACACCTCCTTTTTAATGTTTATCTTTGTTTATTATATCACACAACAATTAAAATAGTATGAAAAAAAATATGTATTATCTTTTTTAAATACTACAAATACTTCTTTAAAAATTTCCCAGTCCAAGACCCTTCATTCTCTGCAATTTCTTCAGGAGTTCCTTCTGCAATAATCTGTCCACCTTTGTAACCACCTTCAGGTCCTATATCAAGAATGTGATCCGCAACCTTGATTACATCCAAATTATGCTCAATTACTAAGACTGTATTCCCTTTATCAACCAATCTGTTTAACACTTCTAATAATTTTCTGATGTCTTCAAAGTGAAGTCCTGTCGTAGGTTCGTCCAAAATGTAAATAGTTTTTCCTCTTGACATTTTTGATAATTCAGTTGCAAGTTTTATCCGTTGAGCTTCCCCTCCTGAAAGAGTTGTCGCAGGCTGTCCTAATTGAATGTAATTCATTCCTACATCCATCAATGTTTGCAGTTTTCTCTCAAGTGATGGAATATTTTTGAAAAATTCGTATGCTTCTTCAACTGTCATTTCTAGCACATCTGCGATACTTTTTCCTTTGTACTGAACTTCTAATGTTTCTCGATTGTATCGTTTTCCTTTACAAACTTCACATTCCACATAAACATCTGGCAAGAAATTCATTTCAATTTTATTAATTCCAGCACCGCTACACGCTTCACATCGTCCACCTTTTACATTAAATGAAAATCTTCCTTTCGTGTATCCACGCACTTTTGCATCGTTTGTCTGTGCAAATAAATCACGAATATCATCAAAGATTTTTGTATATGTCGCAGTATTAGATCTTGGAGTTCTTCCAATTGGCGACTGGTCAATGTCAATCACTTTTTCCAAGTTTTCAAGCCCATCAATTCCACCATTTTCAAGTGGATACAGTTTCCCTTTATTCAGCCTGTTGTGAAGCTCTGGAAACAATGTCTGATTAATCAATGTCGACTTCCCACTTCCCGAAACTCCCGTTACAACCGTCAAAACTTCAAGCGGAATATGTGCAGTCACATTTTTCAAATTATTTCCTTTTGCATTTTTCAAAACAATTTCTTTACTCGCTTTTCTTCTTTTTTCAGGCACTTCAATTTTAATTTTTCCGTTCAAATATTGCGCTGTCAATGATTTTTTATTTCTCATAACTTGCTTTGGCGTTCCTTGTGCTACAACCTTTCCTCCATTAATTCCAGCACCTGGACCTATGTCAATCAGATAATCCGCTTCTCTCATCGTATCCTCATCATGCTCTACAACAATCAAACTATTCCCAATATCACGCAAATCCTTCAAAGTCGCAAGTAACTTGTCATTATCCCTTTGATGAAGTCCAATACTCGGCTCGTCAAGCACATAAATCACGCCAGTAAGCCTACTTCCAATTTGAGTCGCAAGTCTAATTCTTTGCGATTCTCCACCAGACAGCGTTTTCGTCATTCTAGCAAGACTCAAGTAATCAAGTCCTACATTTATCATAAATTTTAGCCGTTCTTTTATTTCCTTCAAAATTTCAGCTGCAATCTGCATTTGTTTTTCCGTAAGCTGAATTTTTTCATAAAAATCAAGTGCATCAACAACACTCACTTCAGTCAAGTCAATAATGCTCTTATCATTAACCGTTATTGCCAATACAACATCTTTAAGTCTTTTCCCGTGACAAGTTTTACAAGTTCTCTCTGTCATATATTTTGCTTCAATTTCTTCTTTTGCCGATTCTGAAGCCGTTTCCCTGTATCGACGCTCAATACTGTGCACAAGTCCCTCAAATCCTCGTTTTCCGTTATAGCTAAAACTGTCTCCGCTCCAAGAAAAATTAAATTGCTTATCACTTCCATAAAAAATCACATCTTTTTCTTTTCGAGTCAATTTAGAAACCTTTTTATCCAAGTCGATTTTATGTGCCTTTGCCATCGCTATGAATAAATCCCAGTTCCAGCCCTTTTTAGTCGTCGCTCCTGGAAAAATTATCCCGCCTTCATTAATTGACAAATTCTCATCAACAATTAATTTATTCTCGTCAACTTCCAATCTTGAACCAAGCCCATTACAAACTTCACAAGCTCCATATGGTGCGTTAAATGAAAAAAGTCTTGGTACAACATCTGGAAACACAACATCTGGATGTTCTGGACAAGAAAAATTCTCACTAAATTTGTTATCTTCTCCATTAATATTCACAATTATTTTCCCATCAGAAAGCTCACTCGCAGTTTCAATCGCCTCTGTCAATCGACTCAAAAATTCCTTATTATCCGCCTTAAACACAACCCTATCAACAACAACTTCAATATGATGCCTTTTGTTCTTATCCAAAACAATTTCATCACTCAAATCAAGAATATCGCCATTCACTCTAACTCTTTGAAACCCTCTTTTCTGCAAATTCAAAAACAAATTTTTATGAGTCCCCTTTTTATCAATCACAACTGGTGATAAAATTATCATTTTATCTTTTTCTTTTCTAGAACTCATCAAATTATCGACAATTTCCTGAATCGACTGTTTTTCCACTTTTCTATGACAAATCGGACAATGCGCCTCTCCAATATGTGCCCACAAAAGCCTCATATAGTCATAAATTTCAGTAGTTGTACCAACAGTCGAACGCGGATTTTTCGACACACTTTTCTGTTCAATCGAAATCGCAGGAGAAAGCCCTTCAATACTATCTAATTCAGGTTTCTTCATCTGCCCAATAAACATTCTCGCATAAGCCGACAAGCTCTCAACATACCTTCTCTGCCCTTCTGAATAAATCGTATCAAACGCAAGTGAAGACTTCCCACTCCCAGAAACCCCAGTAATTACAACCAGCTCATTCTTTGGAATCTCAATATCAATATTTTGTAAATTATGCTCTCTAGCTCCAGTAATCTTTATTTTGTTGTCTTTCATTCTCTTCAATGTTCCTCTCTAATTTTTCTCCTCAATTAACTTAAATCCCTCTAAATCAGCTTTTTTAAATTCTTCAATCAATTTTTTCCATATATCCAAACCTTTTGTTGCCAAGGATGCCCTAAATATCCAAAGTGAAAATTAACATCTATAAAAAAATAATAATCTCCATTTGGACAATATGTTGGAAAACATGCAGTATACCCGCCACCCCAGTAGCGTTCATCTTTAACTTCTATAATTTTAGGCTCATCTTTAATACGAGGATTATATCTAAAACAAGAATGTTGCCAATTCAATGCATACAATTCTCCATTTTCCTTAGTACATTTCAAAAAAATTTCTGTTATTTTATCGCGAATTTCTTTTTTAAATCCCCAATCTACAAACCCTTCAATTTCCTCTAGATTTCCATAATGATAACTAATATCATAAACTATATATGGTTCTTTAAATTCAAACGCTATTTCTTTTTTATCAACACTAGGATTAAAATTAAATCTATCGTAAACTATATCCCAGACTTTATCATATTCTTCATCATCTAATATTACCATTTTTTCGTACTCCAGTCCACAAAAATTTTTACACAAAAAAGTCTGTTCCATAAATTATTTGACAATCTATGAAACAGATTTTTTCAATTATTATTTTAATCTAAATATTTTTTATATTCATTTGTTAATTCTTGTATTCTTTGCTGTATTAAATCAACTTCTGAGTTCACTTGAAATCGTTCGGCTGCACATAAATTATAAAAATTAATATTTTTGGTTAAATCTTTCATTTCTTCACCCGAATTTTTTTTCCACATTTCTTGAGAATTAATTAACTTCTGCTTTAATTTAGAATAACGCTTTCTATTTTTATCAAATTTCTGAATTAGTTTATTATATATTTCATCCATTTTTCTTTGTTCTTTTTCTAGTATTTTTAAATGTTCATTATCATTTTCTCCACACGCACTAAAAAATTTGACTGTTTTTATTTCCAAATCCTTTGAAAAAGAAACCAAAGAAAATACCACAAATATAAAAATTATTTTTCTCATAATTTCCCCTTATCGAGTTTTATTTTTCATATGGCAATCCTGATGCTTTTGGTGCTCTAGCTTTTCCAACAAATCCAACTAATGCCAATATTGTCAAAATATATGGTATCATTGTCAAAAATTCTTGTGGAATGTGAAGTCCTGTTGCTTTGGCATAATCAGCAAATGCTTGACCAAAGGCAAATAGTAAACTTGCTAATATTGCTCCGATTGGATTCCATTTTCCAAAAATCATCGCCGCCAATGCGATATATCCACGACCTGCTGACATATTGTTTGAAAATGATGGAAGCATCACTGCCGTCAAATATGCTCCACCAAGTCCAGCAAGTGCTCCCGATAAAAGCACACTTATATATCTTATTTTATAAACATTTATACCAACTGTGTCTGCTGCGAGTGGATGTTCTCCGACTGTTCTTATTCTAAGTCCTAAAACTGTTTTATACAGAAAAAAATGTGCCAAAATTGCAACTGCATAAATAATAATTAGCATCAAAGGTTGATTAGCAAGTGATGGATTTCCTGTGGCATTTTTTGCGATTGGAGTACTTCCAGCTCTGTTATATAGTGCCTTTATTAAAAATGAAGTTGCTGCGACTGCAAATAAATTTATTGCAACTCCGCTTATAATCTGATTTCCTTTTAAATTTATACTAATTACTGCATGAATTAACGAGATTAAAACCCCTACGGCCATTCCTGCCACAATTCCTAAATATGGATTACTTGTGGCTATATTTACAACTGCTGCGGCAAAAGCTCCACTTAACATAATTCCTTCAAGACCAATATTTACAACACCACTTCGTTCTGAAATACACGCTCCAACCGCTGTTATTAAAATTGGCGGCGCAATAATTATTGTCTGCTGTATTAAATTCAATATCTCTTTCATTTTCTTATTCTGTTCCTTCCTTATTAAATTTTAATTTAAATTTTAATATTTAAAATTTTTAGTTACTTTTTCTTTTTTTTATAAAAAACTTAAATAAATTTTCTGATGCTACAAATATAATAATTAATGCTTGAATAATATAGACAATTTCTTTATCGACTTGATATCTTTGTTGTAACATCTGTCCACCAACTTCAAGTGCCGCATAAAAAATTCCTGCAACTAAAATTCCAAAAGGATTATTTTTCCCAAGTAGAGCCACTGCAAGTCCAGTAAAACCGTAATCTCCCATAATTAACTCAGTATAGGCGTACTGCGATGCTCCACCTAAAACTCTTTCCGCTCCACCAAGTCCAGCACAAATTCCTGCGATTCCCATTGCCAAAAACATTATCTTCTTTGGATTAATTCCAGCATTTTCAGCGACTGTTTCACTTTGTCCAACAGCTTTTATCTCATAACCTTTTTTCGAATATTTGAAAAAGTAGTAAAGTGCAATAATTAATAAGATTGCCAAGATAAATCCAAAATTTAAATTTTGTTTTGTAACTTTTGCAAAAAGCAGTGGAAGTCTTGCATTTTTCACAACTTTTACAGTCTGTGGACTTTGCGATAACGGGTCTTTTAGTGGTCCATTTATCAAGAAATTTTGAATTTCAACAATTATGTAATTTAACATTATTGTACTAATTACTTCATTTACGCCAAATTTAGATTTTAAAAACCCTGCGATTCCAGCCCAAATAAATCCTGCAATCATAGCAACAATTATTACAATTACAACATTTCCCAAAAACTGATTTTTAAACGCAACAGCCCAAAATGCTGCAGTTAGCCCTCCTGCTATCATTTGCCCTTGCATTCCTATGTTAAAAAGCCCTGCACGAAAAGCTACCATTGCCGACAGTGCCGAAAAAATAAGCGGTGTCGCTATAAATAAAGTTTTGGCAAGTCCACTAAAAAATGGTGAACGAGGTGAACTCTGATAAAAAGCTGCCTTTACCATATCAAAATATGCCACAAATGGATTTAATCCTTTTGAAATCATTATTATTCCTCCAATAATTAGAGCAATAAAAACTGAAACTATTGTTGGAATAAAATCTATTATTTTTGATTTTATCTCATTACTTTTCATCATTTAATTTCCCTCCTGCCATTAATATTCCAATTTTTTCCGCTGTTGCCTCGTTTCTGTCCAAAATTCCTACAATTTTTCCTGAATACATAACTGCAATTCTATCGCTTAATGCCATTATTTCCGACAATTCAGCCGAAACAACTAAAATTGCTTTATTTTTAATTTTTTCTTGCAAAATCGTGTTGTGTATCATTTCAATCGCACCAATATCGACTCCTCGAGTTGGCTGTGCTGCAATGATAAACTTATTTTCTCTCTCCAATTCTCGTGCAACCACGACTTTTTGCTGATTTCCACCCGAAAGTCCTCCAAATTTTATTTTCCCATTATTTGGACGAATATCATATTTTTCAATATATTTTTTAGTTTTAGCTTCAATTTCTCCATAATTCATCAAAAGTCCTTTTGAATATTCATCTTGAAGTCCAAGCGCCATATTTTCTTCTACATTAAAATCGTCAATTGCCGCCCTTTTGTGTCTATCTTCTGGAATGTGCGCAAGTCCCGAAACTTTAATTTCCTTTGGCGTCTTATCTTCCAAACTTTTATTTCCTATCGAATATTTCCCAGCATCAATTTTTACAAGCCCAGCCAGAGCTTCGATTAACTCAGTTTGTCCATTTCCTTGAACTCCTGCAATTCCTAGAACTTCTCCTTCCCTTATTTCAAAAGAAACATCGCTAACTTTTTCAATTCCATCTTTTCCACCCTTTTTATCTTTCACAGTTAAATGTTCAACTTTTACAAGCACTTTTCCAAGTTTTACTTCAGGACGCTTCACTTCGAACAAAACTACTCTTCCGACCATAAGATTTGCAATTTTTTCTTTAGTTGCTTCACTTGTTGCAAATTTTC
This genomic stretch from Leptotrichia sp. oral taxon 218 harbors:
- the hpf gene encoding ribosome hibernation-promoting factor, HPF/YfiA family; protein product: MKIIISGKQLKVTDAIRKYAEEKINKISKYSDAITEVDVVLAVEDTKSEGPVHKADGLVFASGTKIKIEAENKDLYAAIDELSDRLERQVRKYKEKQKDYNKKGTR
- a CDS encoding DUF2716 domain-containing protein, whose translation is MVILDDEEYDKVWDIVYDRFNFNPSVDKKEIAFEFKEPYIVYDISYHYGNLEEIEGFVDWGFKKEIRDKITEIFLKCTKENGELYALNWQHSCFRYNPRIKDEPKIIEVKDERYWGGGYTACFPTYCPNGDYYFFIDVNFHFGYLGHPWQQKVWIYGKN
- a CDS encoding endonuclease/exonuclease/phosphatase family protein, with amino-acid sequence MTYNIFGARLTDGRELAKSIKKYKPDFIGLQEVDRNTKRSKFRDVIQEMAQELGYNYYYFQKAMDFDNGEYGIAFISKYDVKFIYIHELPGNSKEKRQVLAAKLNLGRFNKKILVVNTHLDNKMDNKHEELNNLFSVINKFRGDLKFLCGDFNLLPTTEHYEKIRETWNDSYFEGKDLHGNKNEAKRDLETARIDYIMVQKDASYKVKESFYINDNSRDWTKLSDHLPYMAVFELK
- the uvrA gene encoding excinuclease ABC subunit UvrA encodes the protein MKDNKIKITGAREHNLQNIDIEIPKNELVVITGVSGSGKSSLAFDTIYSEGQRRYVESLSAYARMFIGQMKKPELDSIEGLSPAISIEQKSVSKNPRSTVGTTTEIYDYMRLLWAHIGEAHCPICHRKVEKQSIQEIVDNLMSSRKEKDKMIILSPVVIDKKGTHKNLFLNLQKRGFQRVRVNGDILDLSDEIVLDKNKRHHIEVVVDRVVFKADNKEFLSRLTEAIETASELSDGKIIVNINGEDNKFSENFSCPEHPDVVFPDVVPRLFSFNAPYGACEVCNGLGSRLEVDENKLIVDENLSINEGGIIFPGATTKKGWNWDLFIAMAKAHKIDLDKKVSKLTRKEKDVIFYGSDKQFNFSWSGDSFSYNGKRGFEGLVHSIERRYRETASESAKEEIEAKYMTERTCKTCHGKRLKDVVLAITVNDKSIIDLTEVSVVDALDFYEKIQLTEKQMQIAAEILKEIKERLKFMINVGLDYLSLARMTKTLSGGESQRIRLATQIGSRLTGVIYVLDEPSIGLHQRDNDKLLATLKDLRDIGNSLIVVEHDEDTMREADYLIDIGPGAGINGGKVVAQGTPKQVMRNKKSLTAQYLNGKIKIEVPEKRRKASKEIVLKNAKGNNLKNVTAHIPLEVLTVVTGVSGSGKSTLINQTLFPELHNRLNKGKLYPLENGGIDGLENLEKVIDIDQSPIGRTPRSNTATYTKIFDDIRDLFAQTNDAKVRGYTKGRFSFNVKGGRCEACSGAGINKIEMNFLPDVYVECEVCKGKRYNRETLEVQYKGKSIADVLEMTVEEAYEFFKNIPSLERKLQTLMDVGMNYIQLGQPATTLSGGEAQRIKLATELSKMSRGKTIYILDEPTTGLHFEDIRKLLEVLNRLVDKGNTVLVIEHNLDVIKVADHILDIGPEGGYKGGQIIAEGTPEEIAENEGSWTGKFLKKYL
- a CDS encoding ABC transporter permease, whose translation is MKEILNLIQQTIIIAPPILITAVGACISERSGVVNIGLEGIMLSGAFAAAVVNIATSNPYLGIVAGMAVGVLISLIHAVISINLKGNQIISGVAINLFAVAATSFLIKALYNRAGSTPIAKNATGNPSLANQPLMLIIIYAVAILAHFFLYKTVLGLRIRTVGEHPLAADTVGINVYKIRYISVLLSGALAGLGGAYLTAVMLPSFSNNMSAGRGYIALAAMIFGKWNPIGAILASLLFAFGQAFADYAKATGLHIPQEFLTMIPYILTILALVGFVGKARAPKASGLPYEK
- a CDS encoding TIGR00341 family protein; translated protein: MEKIKYEKYRILKRNIIEDSDFTKETLFILVCAMIIASIGLNTNSVAVIIGAMLISPLMSPIQSLGLGLSTGNLRRIYLSLFRLGIFVLISVISSTFYFLVSPINDVTPQILSRTSPTLWDVLIAIFGGIAGVIGKAEEDGGNVVPGVAIATALMPPLCVVGFGIAHGNPKIFLGAGYLFIINVFFIMMATLVGLKIYYGDIFDGKRRMPLRQQVIFYVGSLLVVLPSIYTATILVQDTARDNSLKKFISKELNNHYVFDDSIDKKNKVITLKIVGDNVKNQDIKNLEKKLGKYNLEKYSLNIKQISNEKYLTVQDLSKYLKEEQIKDKSEEITVPNATEDKISLERDLKTIENILYKSFGNSISEVKIGKLVDANNSESYIVLVIGNETMTDEIAEKIKNLEFDTDKKYEIIVEKSKSISMNEDEETSNQKKILEKK
- a CDS encoding DUF1439 domain-containing protein, coding for MKKTFLRLIFLVVIVIAGVISCDFLANKTLKVPDSMITKELNKKFPIEKNFLLGKVGLKSPEISFKEDRLYFSADYDVSLLAGKAKGSIFLDSQVKFDPKTNKLYLVDLDISKITDEKGNKVDDSVVAQSIKALVSNYLETNEVYTFDNDKKVKVKNMYIKDGKLFVQT
- a CDS encoding DUF1439 domain-containing protein, whose amino-acid sequence is MILVFVVALGIVSCTFLENKTLSVPKSIIQGKVDKKFPITKNFLFAKVTLKNPKVDFKGDKMYIDADYSASLVGSGISGKMYLSTNVRYDTNKEELYLVDLSIDKILDENGKEVADSSEAKMLKSLLSNYIETTPVYKYGEEYEEKNKDRIKKHVKIKNMYIRDGKLFVQT
- the rnmV gene encoding ribonuclease M5, whose protein sequence is MEKIKIKEIIIVEGRDDITALKRVVDAHIVALNGFSALSKKTINKIVNLSKENELILFTDPDYAGKKIRDTLKKYIPNIKHAFISRKDATKNKNVGVENANDKAILEALQNLVTVKNKNSGYTFTIQDLLENELCSGENAKKRRTELGNHLKIGYYNSKQLLNALNSFNITKEQFDLAVKNLD